The proteins below come from a single Larimichthys crocea isolate SSNF chromosome II, L_crocea_2.0, whole genome shotgun sequence genomic window:
- the LOC104918292 gene encoding 5'-AMP-activated protein kinase subunit gamma-2 isoform X6: MLEKLELDDDAAEPESDIYMRFMKSHKCYDIVPTSSKLVVFDTALQVKKAFFALVANGVRAAPLWDTEKQSFVGMLTITDFIIILHRYYKSPMVQIYELEEHKLETWREVYLQATFKPLVNISPDASLFDAVYTLIKNKIHRLPVIDPVTGNALYILTHKRILKFLQLFMCEMPKPAFMKQTLGELGIGTYHDIAFIHPDTPIIKALNIFVERRVSALPVVDESGKVVDIYSKFDVINLAAEKTYNNLDITVTQALKHRSQYFEGVMKCHKMETMETIVDRIVKAEVHRLVVVDELSSIEGIVSLSDILQALVLSPADACKEETLTE, from the exons ATGCTGGAGAAACTTGAACTAGATGATGATG CTGCTGAACCTGAGAGTGATATTTACATGCGCTTTATGAAATCCCACAAGTGCTACGACATCGTGCCCACGAGTTCAAAGCTGGTTGTGTTCGACACAGCGCTCCAA GTTAAGAAAGCGTTCTTTGCCTTGGTAGCCAACGGTGTGCGAGCTGCTCCGCTATGGGACACAGAGAAGCAAAGCTTTGTGG GAATGCTGACAATCACAGATTTCATCATCATACTACACAGATACTATAAGTCGCCGATG GTGCAAATTTATGAATTAGAGGAACATAAGCTTGAGACGTGGAGAG AGGTTTACCTTCAAGCTACGTTCAAACCTCTGGTCAACATATCACCCGATGCAAG cTTGTTTGATGCAGTGTACACcctcatcaaaaacaaaattcacCGCCTGCCTGTCATCGACCCTGTCACGGGGAATGCACTTTATATTCTCACACACAAGAGGATCCTCAAGTTCCTCCAGCTTTTT ATGTGTGAAATGCCAAAGCCAGCTTTCATGAAGCAGACTCTCGGGGAGCTGGGCATTGGGACGTATCACGACATCGCTTTCATCCACCCGGACACGCCCATCATCAAAGCGCTCAATATCTTTGTGGAGAGACGAGTGTCTGCCCTGCCCGTGGTGGACGAGTCTG GCAAAGTCGTGGATATTTACTCCAAGTTTGACGTGATC aactTGGCTGCTGAGAAGACGTACAACAACCtggacatcacagtgacacaggcTCTGAAACATCGCTCTCAGTACTTCGAGGGAGTCATGAAGTGCCACAAAATGGAAACAATGGAGACCATTGTGGACAGAATAGTGAAAGCTGAA GTGCATcggctggtggtggtggacgAGCTGTCCAGCATCGAGGGCATCGTCTCCCTGTCGGACATCCTTCAGGCTCTGGTGCTCAGCCCTGCAG acGCCTGTAAAGAGGAGACCCTGACTGAGtga
- the LOC104918292 gene encoding 5'-AMP-activated protein kinase subunit gamma-1 isoform X3 encodes MKRFGSLRRSKKRKEQDGLGGRHQSEASCLSASGLSTPPPTTPTQSSSQPVFTQEAQLTRPSPERLEPTSRSRSLSTPPDTGQRLSLPSAKPPIPSSSPVPSYSTSQQVYGLFEGMLEKLELDDDAAEPESDIYMRFMKSHKCYDIVPTSSKLVVFDTALQVKKAFFALVANGVRAAPLWDTEKQSFVGMLTITDFIIILHRYYKSPMVQIYELEEHKLETWREVYLQATFKPLVNISPDASLFDAVYTLIKNKIHRLPVIDPVTGNALYILTHKRILKFLQLFMCEMPKPAFMKQTLGELGIGTYHDIAFIHPDTPIIKALNIFVERRVSALPVVDESGKVVDIYSKFDVINLAAEKTYNNLDITVTQALKHRSQYFEGVMKCHKMETMETIVDRIVKAEVHRLVVVDELSSIEGIVSLSDILQALVLSPADACKEETLTE; translated from the exons ATGAAGCGGTTTGGCAGCCTGCGAAGGAGCAAGAAACGGAAGGAGCAAGATGGGCTAGGAGGGAGACACCAGTCCGAGGCGTCATGTTTGTCTG cCTCAGGACTCTccacaccaccacccaccacaccAACCCAGTCATCCAGCCAACCCGTGTTCACCCAGGAGGCCCAGCTGACCAGGCCCAGCCCCGAACGCCTGGAGCCCACCTCCCGATCCCGCTCACTCTCCACGCCTCCGGACACAGGACAGCGTCTCAGCCTTCCCTCTGCCAAACCCCCGATCCCTTCCTCAAGTCCTGTGCCATCTTATTCTACCTCACAACAA GTCTACGGTTTGTTCGAAGGCATGCTGGAGAAACTTGAACTAGATGATGATG CTGCTGAACCTGAGAGTGATATTTACATGCGCTTTATGAAATCCCACAAGTGCTACGACATCGTGCCCACGAGTTCAAAGCTGGTTGTGTTCGACACAGCGCTCCAA GTTAAGAAAGCGTTCTTTGCCTTGGTAGCCAACGGTGTGCGAGCTGCTCCGCTATGGGACACAGAGAAGCAAAGCTTTGTGG GAATGCTGACAATCACAGATTTCATCATCATACTACACAGATACTATAAGTCGCCGATG GTGCAAATTTATGAATTAGAGGAACATAAGCTTGAGACGTGGAGAG AGGTTTACCTTCAAGCTACGTTCAAACCTCTGGTCAACATATCACCCGATGCAAG cTTGTTTGATGCAGTGTACACcctcatcaaaaacaaaattcacCGCCTGCCTGTCATCGACCCTGTCACGGGGAATGCACTTTATATTCTCACACACAAGAGGATCCTCAAGTTCCTCCAGCTTTTT ATGTGTGAAATGCCAAAGCCAGCTTTCATGAAGCAGACTCTCGGGGAGCTGGGCATTGGGACGTATCACGACATCGCTTTCATCCACCCGGACACGCCCATCATCAAAGCGCTCAATATCTTTGTGGAGAGACGAGTGTCTGCCCTGCCCGTGGTGGACGAGTCTG GCAAAGTCGTGGATATTTACTCCAAGTTTGACGTGATC aactTGGCTGCTGAGAAGACGTACAACAACCtggacatcacagtgacacaggcTCTGAAACATCGCTCTCAGTACTTCGAGGGAGTCATGAAGTGCCACAAAATGGAAACAATGGAGACCATTGTGGACAGAATAGTGAAAGCTGAA GTGCATcggctggtggtggtggacgAGCTGTCCAGCATCGAGGGCATCGTCTCCCTGTCGGACATCCTTCAGGCTCTGGTGCTCAGCCCTGCAG acGCCTGTAAAGAGGAGACCCTGACTGAGtga
- the LOC104918292 gene encoding 5'-AMP-activated protein kinase subunit gamma-2 isoform X4, whose translation MVKQPGCSAWRGVSTACRSFLLFPPHSSCERLFPVVYGLFEGMLEKLELDDDAAEPESDIYMRFMKSHKCYDIVPTSSKLVVFDTALQVKKAFFALVANGVRAAPLWDTEKQSFVGMLTITDFIIILHRYYKSPMVQIYELEEHKLETWREVYLQATFKPLVNISPDASLFDAVYTLIKNKIHRLPVIDPVTGNALYILTHKRILKFLQLFMCEMPKPAFMKQTLGELGIGTYHDIAFIHPDTPIIKALNIFVERRVSALPVVDESGKVVDIYSKFDVINLAAEKTYNNLDITVTQALKHRSQYFEGVMKCHKMETMETIVDRIVKAEVHRLVVVDELSSIEGIVSLSDILQALVLSPADACKEETLTE comes from the exons ATGGTGAAGCAGCCAGGTTGCTCCGCATGGAGGGGTGTGTCCACAGCGTGCAGGAGCTTCCTGCTTTTTCCTCCCCATTCTTCATGTGAGAGACTTTTTCCTGTG GTCTACGGTTTGTTCGAAGGCATGCTGGAGAAACTTGAACTAGATGATGATG CTGCTGAACCTGAGAGTGATATTTACATGCGCTTTATGAAATCCCACAAGTGCTACGACATCGTGCCCACGAGTTCAAAGCTGGTTGTGTTCGACACAGCGCTCCAA GTTAAGAAAGCGTTCTTTGCCTTGGTAGCCAACGGTGTGCGAGCTGCTCCGCTATGGGACACAGAGAAGCAAAGCTTTGTGG GAATGCTGACAATCACAGATTTCATCATCATACTACACAGATACTATAAGTCGCCGATG GTGCAAATTTATGAATTAGAGGAACATAAGCTTGAGACGTGGAGAG AGGTTTACCTTCAAGCTACGTTCAAACCTCTGGTCAACATATCACCCGATGCAAG cTTGTTTGATGCAGTGTACACcctcatcaaaaacaaaattcacCGCCTGCCTGTCATCGACCCTGTCACGGGGAATGCACTTTATATTCTCACACACAAGAGGATCCTCAAGTTCCTCCAGCTTTTT ATGTGTGAAATGCCAAAGCCAGCTTTCATGAAGCAGACTCTCGGGGAGCTGGGCATTGGGACGTATCACGACATCGCTTTCATCCACCCGGACACGCCCATCATCAAAGCGCTCAATATCTTTGTGGAGAGACGAGTGTCTGCCCTGCCCGTGGTGGACGAGTCTG GCAAAGTCGTGGATATTTACTCCAAGTTTGACGTGATC aactTGGCTGCTGAGAAGACGTACAACAACCtggacatcacagtgacacaggcTCTGAAACATCGCTCTCAGTACTTCGAGGGAGTCATGAAGTGCCACAAAATGGAAACAATGGAGACCATTGTGGACAGAATAGTGAAAGCTGAA GTGCATcggctggtggtggtggacgAGCTGTCCAGCATCGAGGGCATCGTCTCCCTGTCGGACATCCTTCAGGCTCTGGTGCTCAGCCCTGCAG acGCCTGTAAAGAGGAGACCCTGACTGAGtga
- the LOC104918292 gene encoding 5'-AMP-activated protein kinase subunit gamma-1 isoform X2: protein MGSTVTESNKESSKKMPKKRRSLRINMPGERRIRSASPIKGVSSPASALLPPCPQSAPVPAKPSSGSPKTIFPYPSHQDSPPKSPRRLSISGIFRSSSSSSPTSIKIFSRTRRASGLSTPPPTTPTQSSSQPVFTQEAQLTRPSPERLEPTSRSRSLSTPPDTGQRLSLPSAKPPIPSSSPVPSYSTSQQVYGLFEGMLEKLELDDDAAEPESDIYMRFMKSHKCYDIVPTSSKLVVFDTALQVKKAFFALVANGVRAAPLWDTEKQSFVGMLTITDFIIILHRYYKSPMVQIYELEEHKLETWREVYLQATFKPLVNISPDASLFDAVYTLIKNKIHRLPVIDPVTGNALYILTHKRILKFLQLFMCEMPKPAFMKQTLGELGIGTYHDIAFIHPDTPIIKALNIFVERRVSALPVVDESGKVVDIYSKFDVINLAAEKTYNNLDITVTQALKHRSQYFEGVMKCHKMETMETIVDRIVKAEVHRLVVVDELSSIEGIVSLSDILQALVLSPADACKEETLTE, encoded by the exons atgggaaGCACGGTGACGGAGTCTAACAAGGagagctcaaagaaaatgccaaagaagaggagaagtCTGCGGATAAACATGCCG GGGGAGCGCCGCATCCGTTCAGCCAGCCCCATCAAAGGAGTGAGCAGCCCGGCCAGCGCCCTTCTGCCGCCATGTCCTCAGTCTGCTCCAGTGCCTGCAAAGCCCAGCTCAGGTTCACCCAAAACTATCTTCCCCTATCCCTCCCATCAGGACTCCCCACCCAAGTCCCCCCGTCGCCTGAGCATCAGTGGTATCTTCCGCTCCTCATCCAGCTCCTCACCTACAAGCATCAAAATCTTCTCCAGGACCAGGAGAG cCTCAGGACTCTccacaccaccacccaccacaccAACCCAGTCATCCAGCCAACCCGTGTTCACCCAGGAGGCCCAGCTGACCAGGCCCAGCCCCGAACGCCTGGAGCCCACCTCCCGATCCCGCTCACTCTCCACGCCTCCGGACACAGGACAGCGTCTCAGCCTTCCCTCTGCCAAACCCCCGATCCCTTCCTCAAGTCCTGTGCCATCTTATTCTACCTCACAACAA GTCTACGGTTTGTTCGAAGGCATGCTGGAGAAACTTGAACTAGATGATGATG CTGCTGAACCTGAGAGTGATATTTACATGCGCTTTATGAAATCCCACAAGTGCTACGACATCGTGCCCACGAGTTCAAAGCTGGTTGTGTTCGACACAGCGCTCCAA GTTAAGAAAGCGTTCTTTGCCTTGGTAGCCAACGGTGTGCGAGCTGCTCCGCTATGGGACACAGAGAAGCAAAGCTTTGTGG GAATGCTGACAATCACAGATTTCATCATCATACTACACAGATACTATAAGTCGCCGATG GTGCAAATTTATGAATTAGAGGAACATAAGCTTGAGACGTGGAGAG AGGTTTACCTTCAAGCTACGTTCAAACCTCTGGTCAACATATCACCCGATGCAAG cTTGTTTGATGCAGTGTACACcctcatcaaaaacaaaattcacCGCCTGCCTGTCATCGACCCTGTCACGGGGAATGCACTTTATATTCTCACACACAAGAGGATCCTCAAGTTCCTCCAGCTTTTT ATGTGTGAAATGCCAAAGCCAGCTTTCATGAAGCAGACTCTCGGGGAGCTGGGCATTGGGACGTATCACGACATCGCTTTCATCCACCCGGACACGCCCATCATCAAAGCGCTCAATATCTTTGTGGAGAGACGAGTGTCTGCCCTGCCCGTGGTGGACGAGTCTG GCAAAGTCGTGGATATTTACTCCAAGTTTGACGTGATC aactTGGCTGCTGAGAAGACGTACAACAACCtggacatcacagtgacacaggcTCTGAAACATCGCTCTCAGTACTTCGAGGGAGTCATGAAGTGCCACAAAATGGAAACAATGGAGACCATTGTGGACAGAATAGTGAAAGCTGAA GTGCATcggctggtggtggtggacgAGCTGTCCAGCATCGAGGGCATCGTCTCCCTGTCGGACATCCTTCAGGCTCTGGTGCTCAGCCCTGCAG acGCCTGTAAAGAGGAGACCCTGACTGAGtga
- the LOC104918292 gene encoding 5'-AMP-activated protein kinase subunit gamma-1 isoform X1, with product MGSTVTESNKESSKKMPKKRRSLRINMPDFGTFTSPQVETSGSTKSGAQTGERRIRSASPIKGVSSPASALLPPCPQSAPVPAKPSSGSPKTIFPYPSHQDSPPKSPRRLSISGIFRSSSSSSPTSIKIFSRTRRASGLSTPPPTTPTQSSSQPVFTQEAQLTRPSPERLEPTSRSRSLSTPPDTGQRLSLPSAKPPIPSSSPVPSYSTSQQVYGLFEGMLEKLELDDDAAEPESDIYMRFMKSHKCYDIVPTSSKLVVFDTALQVKKAFFALVANGVRAAPLWDTEKQSFVGMLTITDFIIILHRYYKSPMVQIYELEEHKLETWREVYLQATFKPLVNISPDASLFDAVYTLIKNKIHRLPVIDPVTGNALYILTHKRILKFLQLFMCEMPKPAFMKQTLGELGIGTYHDIAFIHPDTPIIKALNIFVERRVSALPVVDESGKVVDIYSKFDVINLAAEKTYNNLDITVTQALKHRSQYFEGVMKCHKMETMETIVDRIVKAEVHRLVVVDELSSIEGIVSLSDILQALVLSPADACKEETLTE from the exons atgggaaGCACGGTGACGGAGTCTAACAAGGagagctcaaagaaaatgccaaagaagaggagaagtCTGCGGATAAACATGCCG GACTTTGGTACATTTACTTCCCCACAAGTGGAGACGAGTGGCTCAACCAAAAGTGGTGCTCAGACG GGGGAGCGCCGCATCCGTTCAGCCAGCCCCATCAAAGGAGTGAGCAGCCCGGCCAGCGCCCTTCTGCCGCCATGTCCTCAGTCTGCTCCAGTGCCTGCAAAGCCCAGCTCAGGTTCACCCAAAACTATCTTCCCCTATCCCTCCCATCAGGACTCCCCACCCAAGTCCCCCCGTCGCCTGAGCATCAGTGGTATCTTCCGCTCCTCATCCAGCTCCTCACCTACAAGCATCAAAATCTTCTCCAGGACCAGGAGAG cCTCAGGACTCTccacaccaccacccaccacaccAACCCAGTCATCCAGCCAACCCGTGTTCACCCAGGAGGCCCAGCTGACCAGGCCCAGCCCCGAACGCCTGGAGCCCACCTCCCGATCCCGCTCACTCTCCACGCCTCCGGACACAGGACAGCGTCTCAGCCTTCCCTCTGCCAAACCCCCGATCCCTTCCTCAAGTCCTGTGCCATCTTATTCTACCTCACAACAA GTCTACGGTTTGTTCGAAGGCATGCTGGAGAAACTTGAACTAGATGATGATG CTGCTGAACCTGAGAGTGATATTTACATGCGCTTTATGAAATCCCACAAGTGCTACGACATCGTGCCCACGAGTTCAAAGCTGGTTGTGTTCGACACAGCGCTCCAA GTTAAGAAAGCGTTCTTTGCCTTGGTAGCCAACGGTGTGCGAGCTGCTCCGCTATGGGACACAGAGAAGCAAAGCTTTGTGG GAATGCTGACAATCACAGATTTCATCATCATACTACACAGATACTATAAGTCGCCGATG GTGCAAATTTATGAATTAGAGGAACATAAGCTTGAGACGTGGAGAG AGGTTTACCTTCAAGCTACGTTCAAACCTCTGGTCAACATATCACCCGATGCAAG cTTGTTTGATGCAGTGTACACcctcatcaaaaacaaaattcacCGCCTGCCTGTCATCGACCCTGTCACGGGGAATGCACTTTATATTCTCACACACAAGAGGATCCTCAAGTTCCTCCAGCTTTTT ATGTGTGAAATGCCAAAGCCAGCTTTCATGAAGCAGACTCTCGGGGAGCTGGGCATTGGGACGTATCACGACATCGCTTTCATCCACCCGGACACGCCCATCATCAAAGCGCTCAATATCTTTGTGGAGAGACGAGTGTCTGCCCTGCCCGTGGTGGACGAGTCTG GCAAAGTCGTGGATATTTACTCCAAGTTTGACGTGATC aactTGGCTGCTGAGAAGACGTACAACAACCtggacatcacagtgacacaggcTCTGAAACATCGCTCTCAGTACTTCGAGGGAGTCATGAAGTGCCACAAAATGGAAACAATGGAGACCATTGTGGACAGAATAGTGAAAGCTGAA GTGCATcggctggtggtggtggacgAGCTGTCCAGCATCGAGGGCATCGTCTCCCTGTCGGACATCCTTCAGGCTCTGGTGCTCAGCCCTGCAG acGCCTGTAAAGAGGAGACCCTGACTGAGtga
- the LOC104918292 gene encoding 5'-AMP-activated protein kinase subunit gamma-2 isoform X5, producing MSSVYGLFEGMLEKLELDDDAAEPESDIYMRFMKSHKCYDIVPTSSKLVVFDTALQVKKAFFALVANGVRAAPLWDTEKQSFVGMLTITDFIIILHRYYKSPMVQIYELEEHKLETWREVYLQATFKPLVNISPDASLFDAVYTLIKNKIHRLPVIDPVTGNALYILTHKRILKFLQLFMCEMPKPAFMKQTLGELGIGTYHDIAFIHPDTPIIKALNIFVERRVSALPVVDESGKVVDIYSKFDVINLAAEKTYNNLDITVTQALKHRSQYFEGVMKCHKMETMETIVDRIVKAEVHRLVVVDELSSIEGIVSLSDILQALVLSPADACKEETLTE from the exons ATGTCATCG GTCTACGGTTTGTTCGAAGGCATGCTGGAGAAACTTGAACTAGATGATGATG CTGCTGAACCTGAGAGTGATATTTACATGCGCTTTATGAAATCCCACAAGTGCTACGACATCGTGCCCACGAGTTCAAAGCTGGTTGTGTTCGACACAGCGCTCCAA GTTAAGAAAGCGTTCTTTGCCTTGGTAGCCAACGGTGTGCGAGCTGCTCCGCTATGGGACACAGAGAAGCAAAGCTTTGTGG GAATGCTGACAATCACAGATTTCATCATCATACTACACAGATACTATAAGTCGCCGATG GTGCAAATTTATGAATTAGAGGAACATAAGCTTGAGACGTGGAGAG AGGTTTACCTTCAAGCTACGTTCAAACCTCTGGTCAACATATCACCCGATGCAAG cTTGTTTGATGCAGTGTACACcctcatcaaaaacaaaattcacCGCCTGCCTGTCATCGACCCTGTCACGGGGAATGCACTTTATATTCTCACACACAAGAGGATCCTCAAGTTCCTCCAGCTTTTT ATGTGTGAAATGCCAAAGCCAGCTTTCATGAAGCAGACTCTCGGGGAGCTGGGCATTGGGACGTATCACGACATCGCTTTCATCCACCCGGACACGCCCATCATCAAAGCGCTCAATATCTTTGTGGAGAGACGAGTGTCTGCCCTGCCCGTGGTGGACGAGTCTG GCAAAGTCGTGGATATTTACTCCAAGTTTGACGTGATC aactTGGCTGCTGAGAAGACGTACAACAACCtggacatcacagtgacacaggcTCTGAAACATCGCTCTCAGTACTTCGAGGGAGTCATGAAGTGCCACAAAATGGAAACAATGGAGACCATTGTGGACAGAATAGTGAAAGCTGAA GTGCATcggctggtggtggtggacgAGCTGTCCAGCATCGAGGGCATCGTCTCCCTGTCGGACATCCTTCAGGCTCTGGTGCTCAGCCCTGCAG acGCCTGTAAAGAGGAGACCCTGACTGAGtga